In the genome of Chiroxiphia lanceolata isolate bChiLan1 chromosome 5, bChiLan1.pri, whole genome shotgun sequence, the window GATTTGGTTGCCCTTTTTTAGTCTTCTTACTCAATATTTTATAagcttccattttcttttgcttgtacAACCGTTGAGCTTCTtctctttgttgttttcttttttctgcttcctgaaattaaataaagataCATGATTATGAAACAATTGCATACCTTCTATGACTGTGAAGCTATCTATAagcaataaaatttatttttgtatagaTACTGGCAATTAGGTACCGTACTAACAGTAGAAACACCATTACTCTTAAAAGCACAATCAGGATGCTCTTTCAGCATATACTGCAATCAAAACACACTATATAGCCTAAAGCTTCAAGAAAAGAGCCAAGTTTTTTCAGTAAAGCATCCTACAATAAGGTTTGTTGCCACAATGCATACTACTtcctttctgcaaaatataCTCCTtgaaaaagaggcaaaaaagtCCCCACTTTCTCCTCTTGAGTGCAAGGCAGAAAGAGTGCGATACAGGAGCTCCCATGTAAATGTCTTGGCAGTGCAGATGTGCTACAATACTGGACACAATTGCatgggacagacagacagaaccCAAATATGCAATACACCACAAATCAGACTGAAGGACCAGTTCAGTTCATTTGGAAGATTTTTTCCTCATGAAGTTTAGTCTTTGAAATGCAGTGCCATGATGACCACAAAGGTGGATGTTTCTGCAGAATGCCTGAACAAATGACAATTTagcaattatatttttgttttccatggcaTAGATAGCTTCAGTGACGTACAAAATCTAGTAAGACTTGCTCCCTGATGCAGAATATAAAATTAACCAGAAATAAcccaagaaaatatttctaaacagAAATCTAAGAGGCTTCAGGAAAAAGAACCAATAACCAGccaaaaaaatgaacaaaaaaagccccaagaaTATGCAAAGATAATTTCTCTCCATTCAGAATCCTGCAGTTATTTCACCAAAacaattaatataatttattctttttttgtaaaagcagagcagcatcTACTTTAACTTACCTGTAATTCACTTCCTATCTAATAATTTTACCACTATTCAGCATACTGTTGTAAACAATATCCATTTAAACTACCAACCAAATGCTTTCTCAAAGCAAGAATGTTCATCTTACTTAGACAGTTgctactttaatatttttttctgatctttaCTAAATCCTAGCTTTTCTAGGCCAAAAAAGGCCTTTGTGGAGGCAAAACTATGTCTTTAAGCTTATTTCTCTTCCCAAGATAAATAACTGCGAATACAGTGTTTGCTAACATACATGAGGGTAAAGTATGTAATAATCATGCCAGTACTCCACATAAATGATATTATTATTGTGGCACTTAGCCACACTGTTTAGCCTAAATATCTTGAATAAGACTAAAAACGCCAACAACTCCCCTCAGGCAACTTCTACGAGCTGCTCAAAGAAAACTCCTTGCAGTCTTTCTGGTATTTTACTTGTTCCCATTCCCTCTAAATAAGTTGGTCATAACATTAATTTCTATTGGCATGATCTGTAGCTAACATTCAAAAAAGCAGCTATCAGCTCAATAATCTTGTAACTCACCCAGACTCACAAAAGGATCAGCTCGCATAAAACTAAATACGGCTAAACTAAAGAAATAGAGTGTTTTATCCAGCTATATACTTATATAATAGTTACTGAAATTTAGTATGTCAGCAGCAAGTCACACAACTTCTGCAAGTTGCGCTGTGTGCCACTTTACCGTGCAACAATGTACtgggaaagaataaaaccagtTAAATACGGATCTCTCAAATCAATAACTCAAGTGAGTTATTCAACAGGGATAATATTAAGATATGTCCTGTAAAAATAATTCCCATTAAATTAGAATGAGGAGAATTACTAAAAATTTTGGCCATGGATACTATTACATTTAACTGTTTCACTGCCGGCAAAGTACATCAAAAGGTAAAATGAAGACTGCATTACGGTAATGCCATAAGAAATAGGATGGATATTTAACTTTTCATCATGAGATGATGGTATTGTTATTACTTCCCCTTCTACAATATTTAAGTGGTCTAATACAATCCACTGGGATATGTAGATAGAGCTCTAAGCTTTTCTTGATGTACCAACTGACATAATAAAATCCTGCTAACAGcaactgcaagacaaaaatGGTAAGAACAAAGAGAATGATATTCTGAATGCCTGCATGCCTGAATACTACTGTCAAGTTGAAAAACACTGAAGGAGTCCTAATGCCTGTATTCTTCTCCTATGGTCCTCTGTGGGAGATTGACAGGTAGAAATGGTATTAATCCAGCCTTTGTCTACAGTCAAGAAAGAACTTTAAGATTTACCTCTTTCTTCCTAGCACGCTCAGCCTTTATTTTCTCGTACTCTTCTTTTGCCTTCTGATTGGACGTTTTCTTCTTAAACTTCCCTTCAGTCACAACTGACCTGTAACAAAACATACATGTACTTCAGACACTGATTATCATCCAGCAAATATAACCATATatcccacagccactgcagaaTCACAGTGTAGTCTTCCAATGTTTTTTGCATACTCAAGGAAGTTAACTGCAAATACAGACTTCAAAGAGTCATCCTTCTACACTGAATGTAGACCTGTTTGCACCACTCTTACTTGATACCCAACACCATTCCATACCATGCAGTGAGCAATCACCatgaaaacacaacaaactAAACTCCTTCAATGCAAAATGTACCAAAGACTGAACTGCACACAACTTTAGTAACACATATACCTTATCTGCTGGATCTCCACATGGATGATATTTCATGAAGTTTAAAGAGTGCCTAAAGAGTTTTTCCCATCATGCAACCTCGTCAGAGCTAGAAAACCTGAATGCACTAGCTTGGAGCTGTATTATCTCTTTCTAGTTCCAACACACAGATGCAGCTGCAGAGATGCAAGGACAGCCAGTGTTGGCAGACTGCCTGCTAGAGAAGTCAGGCTGACATGGCAAGGTGAAAAAGCACAGTAGTAACAACCCCTTTCTAAAAGTTTCTTCTTGAATGAGATGGCATATTAACATTCTGAAATTAGATACTGGAAAGGTACAGTATTGTCCTTAATGTTGTGCAATAAGGAACTGCAATTATGTTCCTTCCAGAATGCAATATAAAAGACTGCCTGTGTAACTTTTaccaaagcaaaaagaagaagaaaaccagtGCCATTTGTCTGGCATTTACTGTCACACTACTTTGAGTGGACTTTTTGGGTTATttagttgtaatttttttttttctgatttacaaCAAAGCCATTACATAAATAGTGTGGTAGCAAAcacatttcacatttaaaaaatataagcCTTTCCAGATATTTAGTGGCTGTTCACTAACAAAGTTTTTGATTACTCTATCACTTGCACTACAAAAAGGTGAAAAGCAGCCATCAGCATCGAGGAGATTCAGATCAAAAACAAAGAGAATGTATTTGCtcacaatttcatttaaaataccactctcttctggaaaaaaaaagaaaaatttttgctttattcttATCTCCACCTTGTGGCAATACTGTGCAATGATGTCTCAATGTCTCAAAACTACTTGCAttgccatttattttccttacaatcaggaaaaatatttaagaccTAATGGCATTTTCAGTAAAGCACATCACCATACTCAAATCCATGTAAAGTATAAGATCTAAAGTATTTCTTTAATGATTGAAAcaattgcttctttttaaagacattttaaaaacttactCTTCTGCTTTATTAAGCTTTTGTTCTGATAACACTGAATCCTCTGGTGTCCTGTGCCTCCGCTTCTTaagcatttcttcctctgcaagGTAAAGATGTTTCAAGTGTTCTGGATAGGTATCAGTAAACTGATCATCCTGTTGGGAGTGgacctttcttccctttctcaatAATCTCCTGTACTGTCTTTCGATCTTTTGTTTCCTCCGAAACGCAAATCCTCGTCCTGAAAACGTAAGAAAAAGTGAGTTAAATACACCTGTGTTCAAACGGTACTAAACCAGTCAACTGTTGTCAGGACAATCTCaagctgttttctttacaaaatggaaaaagccACTATGTGTGTCAATTTTAATAAGGACCAGTCATAAATTCAAGAAAACAATGACTGTTTTAATTATAATTCCCTACTGTTGCGTTGAAGCTTGCTGAAAATTATTACTGAAAAGTATTGCCTAAACCCGAGAGAAGACTGCAGACATCGCTCCTTAATGCCTACTCAACATTATACACCTTTGCCAATGCTTTTCAAATCCAGTGAAAAGATGTGTTAACATTTCACTTCTTTCCTACTTTTGACAGCTTCGTAAGAAATGTCAAAATAGATTCCAAAATAAGCTCCTAAAGGTACTCTCAGGAAGACACTGATAATAGTACTGTCAGCAGCAACTGCTGTGACACAGCAAAAAGTCACTAAATCTCTGTATTATACTGTATTAATAATTCATTACATCTTTGcatttaaacagtattttattgCTACTACTTTCTTTCTATACATGTTCAGAACGAGCTTTTCTACAGCTCCAAAGGTTCGCtacatcatagaatcatttcgCCTTAAAGGAAACAACAACGGTTGTTTCAGTGTCCGTCAGTATAGAACAACTCATCAAAGTTTAAGCCAAACAtgcttttttcctaatatgttTTTATTGCACTAGTCTTAAGAGCTACTGGCTTTCATAATATTCACTAACAAAACAGTTTCTAAAGGGAAGTCAAACTAAtcataactttttctttaattctttctcCAAAGTTGCAACTTCAGAAAAGTGCTGCTGAGGCCGATGCTCTTTTTCCTATTCGTTTTTACATCTGCATAAACATCTATCAGTAGTCCGAACCTGTTTTCAAGCATATTTAAGGGTATAGCTTTCTACGAGGTCTGCACTCCCGAGCCCCGGGAGCTCCGGCTCACACTGGCCGCCCTCaccagccccgcagcccccggccccgaGCCGATGGCCTCAACTACCCCTCGGGCAGCGGGCAAGCCGGGCCCGCGGCTCCGCCACGCGTAACCCTCGCTAAGGCCGTAGCTAAGGCCCAGCTCGGAGCTGGCCCACGGCAGCTTCGGCACCACCGAAAGGCCACCTTCGGCACCGTCTTCGGCTCCGACTCACCCTCCTGGACGCTGCCCACGAAGCTGCGCAACAGGACGGGCCTCCACCGCCGCTTTCGGCCGGGTGCTGGGGCACCCGCGCCCGCCGTggccgccgccgctccgggcccgccccgccgggccgccGCCATCGCGCTGCCGTCGCGGCGCACCCCGACGACGTCACGGAGCTGCGCCaccgccccgccgggccgcgCGGAGGGCCATGTCGCGGCCGGCGCGCGCGCTCCCGCCCCAGCtgcccgcggcggcggcggcgcgcgcACTGCGGCGCGCGGCGCGGTTCGTGCGGCGCGCGCTGCCGCTGTGCCGCGCGCACACCGTGGAGTTCTTCACGCGCGGGCTCTGGGAGCGCCTCGTGGTGCCGCCCCCCGACACCGTGCTCGAGGCGCTGCGCGCGGCCGGGCCGCTCGCGCGCCCCCTGGCGGGGGCCTCCGACAGCGCGGCGGCGCCGTGCGGTGAGTCCGGGCGGGAGCGCGCGGGGCGTCGGCTGCGCTCCGCTCTTCCTGGGAAACGGGGGGTGTCTGGACCCGGCGCCGTCCGGAGGAAGCGCAGTCGTGGGGGGAATTGCACTGCGAAAGTGTCGCAGTAGTGGCAGTTGTGACTGTGGTCTCATTCTGTCAATTTCATTCCGTTCATTTAGAAACGAAACGAAACTCTAAACTGTCAGACTCATTCACTCTGACTAATTTCTGAAGAatagaagtaaaattaaaaaaaaaaacaaaaaacaaaacgcagaaaacccaaaaaccccaaagcaaacagaaaacctCCGCATGAGTGGAAAGGTGGAACAGTCAGATGTTGAAACTGGAGATGCGGAGGACAGCTGGAAAAGGCTTAAACACTGCTTTCCTACATATCTGCAATAATGAGTGTCTGGCAGAGGAAGAcagctgttttgtttcagaCAAGATCTATTTAAGAGGCACTTCGtatttttagtaattttcaCGTAACTCAAGAGGAAGCCAGCTATGAAATTGTGTTACTGAATTTATTGCAGTCCGAGTAGAAGGGAAACATACCAGTAATAGTCTTTcaggcagagcacagaaatgAGGATAAAGGATCTGAAAACTGTGGTATTTGGGGGGACTGAGCCCAAGCAAAGAGATCAGTTTCAAAACCAAGGTAAAATCTCTGACAAAGCACTTAGCGGAGAAAAACCTGCTTTGTGCCAAAGCTTATGGAGTGTAGATAGCTGTCACATTGCATTAGCACTGAAACGCTGTGTTAATGGCACGTGAGACAGGAAAGCATGTGGAGCATACTAGAAGGGTCCACAGAAAGTAGCATGTGGAGCTGCGTACTTTTTGGCATAGAAGACAGGCTAAGATAATGATTTGGACTTGGAAGGAGATTGAAGAACTGTGAATTGCTACATCACTTGCAGCATTTCACTGTTGGATCTAGCGACCTCTCAAAATATTAACTGTAAGCCTCATTTTTAAAGGGTTGAGGTATCTGGGAAGAAAACCCACAGAGTTTATTTGTGCATGAAAAAGACACTGGATTATAAATTACCTTCAAGGGCCAGATGGAAACAAGGCAGTGGTCCGGTCAGCAAGCAAGTATTGGGAAGGAGCAAGAACACATTTAATGTTCTTGACAGGTAATGTCAGAGTCAGAACTGACTCAGAGACAGAACATAAAATTGAATGTAAATAGAGGCTGGAACAAAACTAATTATTAGATGAAATCATCAAAAAGAGAACACTAACTGAAAATTACTCTGACCTTACCCGTTTCTATGGAAAAGCCCATGAAATTATTCAAACTCTGATGTGGTGGCCTGTAGAGTAGAATGAGAACCAGAAAGGCAGAGTATTGCTTTAGAGGttttaaaatcagataaaaaataatgatcTATATTCAAAATGGATGTTACAGAAATTACTGAAACAAAAGAGGCAGTTTATGGCTAAAATGAAGCACACCTTTTAGAAGGATATGAAGCCTTCATGCTGTGgctaaaatacagaatttttttctgtgtttcctgcaggaattatttctgctaattaaaaaaaaaaaagaattgctcCTTTTTCtaactttaaaattataatatCCTATTAACAGAAGGCACTGTAATGGAACGGGCATGTTCTTGCTGATTTGGTGGTTCATGCCTTACTCATTTGACTGCATGGTATCTGTCCATCCAGTCAGAAGGTGAAAAGACTTAATAGTAGAATATGAGTTTCTCAGTGAAGATACCTGCAAACATTACttatatttgtattaaaattaaGATCGAGAAACTTGGTGTCATAGTTTGAGTGCACTAGTGTGACTCAATAACGTTAGAGATCAGAAACCAACCATCAGAGATTTCAAAACCCAACATAAACATAAATTACTCTTCCATGTTCAAAATTATCAGATATCTaaattttagttatttatatTTACCTTGAAAAGGGTATTAAAAGGCCCTTGTAACATGCTACAATCCAGAGAGCTGCATTTTTTGGAGTGTGGCTGTAAGGATAGGTTTATTTTGCATACTCAAATGAATTTGTGGTCATCACCCCCAAATACCTTACTCAAAATAGgtgtaaattaaattttttttcacacgGTAAAACCTTTGCTCCTTAAGAGTTTGAGAAGTTTTATGTTTATACATTTGCAATCTCCAAACTATTATGAAAAGTTTTCAAGGATCTGTTCTAATAGGGATCCCAAGTTAAATTATAGGGAAACATAAGCTATATTTGACAGAATTGGTCTGAAAATGTGAAGTTGTCAGTTCATactcacacagctctgcaaactAAAAAGTTACATCATTGCAGATTGGCACAAAACTGTTATTCTGGCCCATGTTTTATGTTACTGCAGGGATTTTGACAAACATATGCTGAATTGTAGTTTTAGAAGCTAGCAAGCAAGAAATTGCAATTCCTGGTACAGTATTATATGCAAAAAGATAATCATGTTACAGAACATTAAATCACATGTTCTGTAAATCAATTTCAAAGAGTATTTTCAAACACTCATAAGATGACATTTCATCATAATGACCATGTAAAGGATGGAATCCTTGTTTTGAGTTGTACCCTGCAGGAAAATTAATGGTCTCTTTTTAGATTCAGAAAACTGGTTTATATTTCTATACATCAAAAAGCTGACATTTGCCATATTGCATTTTGTTTATCGCGTCATTGCTGTAAATTGGACACAGGCACAGACAAATGTGTGTTtaagtattttcatattttactgtAAGTTACTGTTTGTACTGTAATTCCAATTTTTGgccatatttttctttcctctgaagatTTGTTTGCAAATATACAGATTGACTGGTTAAAAGACACACGAGATTTCCTCTTTTGAGCATCCAGTGTGGAAACGTTTCAGgaaaacttttgtttttaatattcataaataaTGCGTAGTTCGACAGCTGCCATTCTGTAGCTTGGAGTTAGGCTTCAGATACCTTAATatggttgggatttttttcttttagttggCAAGCTGGGACAACAATTTAACTTTAGTAGGAGTATTATTACAGGTAATACATTAATGATCTTGTATGAGATCCTTATAGTTCTGTTCATGTTCTTCCACCAGATAACCAAGTTCAAGGAAGTCATAGAACATGGGTATTGCTGCATTTAATTTCAGCTGAGTGAGGTTTGTAAGgacagtaaatatattttatgtcaGCTGTTGAAAAAGTGAAAGCAAGCAAGTAGTGG includes:
- the CCDC59 gene encoding thyroid transcription factor 1-associated protein 26, coding for MAAARRGGPGAAAATAGAGAPAPGRKRRWRPVLLRSFVGSVQEGRGFAFRRKQKIERQYRRLLRKGRKVHSQQDDQFTDTYPEHLKHLYLAEEEMLKKRRHRTPEDSVLSEQKLNKAEESVVTEGKFKKKTSNQKAKEEYEKIKAERARKKEEAEKRKQQREEAQRLYKQKKMEAYKILSKKTKKGQPNLNLQVEFLLQKIQQNT